The Candoia aspera isolate rCanAsp1 chromosome 13, rCanAsp1.hap2, whole genome shotgun sequence genome includes the window ATATCTCATTAGAGAGAAGGAAAATTCTGTGGAATGCTCCGTCTTGCTGTAGAGTGGGCTTGTTGGAAGAAAGGCAGATAATTCTTTGTAATTGTCCAGGAAAGAATAACTGCAAGATACAGGTTGCTCTAATACTTTCTGTAgtacaattattttatatttatttattcattttctatcccgccttttttatttttataaataactcaaggcagcaaacatacctaatactacttcctcctatttttcccacaaaagcaaccctgtgaggtgagttgggctgagagagaggggctggcccatgGCCAACCAGCCGGCttttgtacctaaggcgggactagaactctcctattacgcctgattggctcttgggctgagagagagggactggtccaaggtcacccagctggctttcatacctgaggcgggactagaactctcataccacgcctgattggctcttgggctgagagagagggactggcccaaggtcacccagccagcttccgtgcccaaggcgggactagaactctcataccacgcctgattggctcttgggctgagagagagggactggcccaaggttgcccagacTGTATTTGATACTTGATTCCATGTGCCTACAAAGTTTATCAATGGACATGCCCTTGGAACTCTAGCATAGACTTAATTTGCATAATAATTTTATCTATACCTGAGAAGGTTTCTGACACTGGAGACTCCATGATATCCAGCACCTTTCAGCTTCCTTCAAATAATATGGAAGTAATGGAAGAGCAATTGTTTGCTGTTCCATTTTCCATCCATTCTTCCCTCCCTAAAGAATAATTCTTTCCGTAACCCCATGTTCTCCTTACAACCACCTTATAAAGGTGTTTAGGCTGAGAGATTGTGACTTTTAATGAACCTGTCCCTCTTTGGATTGTAGCTGAGCAACTTGATTTTTCTCATCATATTAGACAATGGTGGGCATTTCCCATAACTTTTTGGGTGTGTGGGGGGAATATTATTGGCCTTCTGGGAGAAGGATGCCCAGCAACTCCTCTCTTCTCCCCTAAATTCTCAACTAATGCTGAGTCATGGAGAAGGTAAGAAACAACATTCTTTTCCAAAATTTTGGTATATTCCCCCCCAAAACCAAGATTCTTTTTGAAGCATCTCAGCAAGCCCAGATTGCCTAAAAGATATTCAGGTTCTTCTCTCTCGTTGAGGTTTAGATAGGAGGgggcaggcagatgcctcctCTTATTGATTCTTACCTTTTTCTActccagcagaaaagaaaaaaattctatgCTGTATTTCTTCAGTCCATGACAAAGGAGAAAGGGggctgcggtggctcagtggttaagacgctgagtcagaggaccattaaggtcagcagcttggcagttcgaaacccaagaGTGCGAgccacgtgacggagtgagctcccatcaacttgtcccagctcctgctaacctagcagttcgaaagcatgcaaacgcaagtagatgaataggtaccacttcggtgggaaaataacagggacatgaaaggagccccctcgggtgtCCCCCGGGCAACAGTGACGCCACCGGCAAATCCTTCAATACAGAaccgccttggtaggtgcttctgacacacacacacacacacacacaaaggaggaGAGGGTTACTACCGAGTACTCTTAGAGAGCTGTGATGTTTGACACCCTGTGGATAAGCTTATGTTGATCCATACAGTGGGGTCAGTAAACATAACCTGCCATTTTGTAGTAAATTTCTCTTTTCATCTTTGATCTTTTTAGGTGTTGGGATTTCTCCAGCAGTTGCAGTCCCGCTTGTGCAGAATGGACCCTGTTGTCCTGAGTTACGTGGACAGTTTGCTGAGACAATCTGATGTTTCCTTGCTAGACCCTCCCTGCTGGCTTAACGACCACATCATTGGGTTCGCCTTCGAGTACTTTGCCAACGACCGGTTCCGAGACTTCTCCGATCAGGTCTGTTTCGTGGGCCCTGAGGTGGCTCAGTTCATCAAATGCACAACGAACCAGGAGGAACTGGCCCTGTTCCTTGAGCCACTGGACCTCCTGCACAAGAAAATTGTGTTCCTGGCTATCAATGACAACTCCAACCAGGCAGCTGGTGGCACTCACTGGAGCTTGCTGGTGTATTTCCAAGACAAAAACTGCTTTGCTCACTATGATTCCCATATCAGGTGTAACTCCATGCACGCCAAACAGGTCGCCAAGCATTTGCAGTCATTCCTTGGCAAAAGAGGCAAAATGGCCTTTGTAGAGGAGACGGCTCCAGCCCAGCAGAATAGCTATGACTGTGGGATGTACGTGATCTGTACCACGGAGGTCGTGTGCCAAGAATTCTTCCAGGGGCAGCAGGAACCGGTACTTCAGCTCCTGACTCCTTCCTATATAACAGGCAAGAGAGGAGAATGGAAAGAACTCATCTCTAGGCTCTCCAAGAAATGACTTGCGATTCTCCAGCCACTGGTCGTCTTGTTTTCGTCTTGTTCCCTGTGCCTGAGAGGGGAAGATGGTGCACAAGACTGCTTTTTCCCTACAGAAAGAATGTACTTACCTTTGCACTTCTGCACTGCATTATTCTGCTGTTGATCAGAATAATGCCAAGCCCCGGGAAGCGGCTACGCGTCTTCCCTACAGTTTGGAGCAGCTGCGGCTCAGCCGTTACACCCCACCCCTATatctccgccccccccccggttCCTGTGATGTTCAAGTTCTTTGTAGGCCTGTGTGTGATCCAGTTTCAGTGATGTCAGTGGCAGAGACATTGCTTCTATTTAACTATGGCAGCTACTGCAAAATTGCTGTATCGCTTGTATCTACCTCCTCAGTCTTAGGGCTGGGAAGGAGAGCTCTCTTATTCCTGCTTTTCTGGAAAGGAAGGGGGGGGAAAGCTGCTTGTTGTGTGAAGTGTTCTGCCTGCCTCTGGTAGGTATACAATTTACTGTCGTATGACAAAGCCAAATTATTGCAAAGTACAGTAGCCTTGAGGGCAGGAAAGGGCGGGCTTCTCTCTCTCTAGCCCCATCTCCTCCTATTTAACACAATAAGAATTTTTTAAGGTGCTGTACATCTGAATGGATGGTATGATGAAGCTGACAAAGAGTGAAAGGAATTCAAGTTACCCCTCCAGTATCTAGATGGGGGAAGGGGGGATAGCATATCTATTTACAGAAATTTGTAATTTCTGTATATCACCTTGAGCACTTTGACCTAGAAAGTACCTTAATAGCGCACTGAATCAATTGCCCTAAAATGTATTCGGCTGGAGTAAAGTCCAGTAAGATTTAGTTCTGTTACCTAACATTGCACCTTAGGATTTctggattgcttggaaaggcagGACTTAGGAGCCAAGTTCCATGAGAATTGCAGCGGCAGGCACCTGGCTGCCGTGCCAAGTGGTTCTGCTGCAGAGATTCAGTAGATTTTCAGGAGCAAGTTAGGAGAAAAGTTGCAATGGCAAAGGAAGCAGGGGATGGGAGCTTACCTATTTCTCAAGTCACCTTCCTTTTTGACTGCCAAACAATATGTGGCATTTGGGAGTGAAGGTAAAATCATGACCAGCTGCCACTGAAATTTTTCTACTGTTGTGTGATGTAAATTTGCTTACTTCTGCTGCACATTTGGCTGTGCTGAAGAAAGTAACCTATCTCGTTTGGTAACATACCAAGCCAGGTGGTATAGCCATAAAGCCTATATCATCTGTCCCCCCACCCTCCTTCAACCCTGTTTTATTGATTCCTGATGGATGCCGCCTTAGCCACAATCCTTTTTTTAAGTGCTGCCCAAGGAGCATCTTGAACAGGATTTAAGTAACAAGTTGTTCAGTTATTTTAGTATGTGTTGAAATCGTTGGGCAGAAGCACCTTCCTACTTTCTCTTATTGTCGTAACTgcataatttcattttgtttgggaAATTCTTCAACCCAAAATAAAAAAAGCCCATGGGAAAAGTGATGCTCAGCGGTGGTAGCCGTGTTTCCTTTTGCTTCCAAACGATTATTCAGTTGTGGAATATGTACACAGCTAGAAGAGAGGGGGGAACAGCAGTTTCATTCTAGAGACATTTTCTGGAAGATGACAAAGCTTCTGCAGACCCTGATGGATTGTTAGGTTTCCCAGAGCACACAGAGTTGTATCTCGTTAAAATCAAGGATGCCTTCAGATGAGACTTTTTTGATGCAAGTCCCTTAATTCAATCATGGAATTCTAGGACAGCCCAGAAGATGCAGTCTTCTACCTGAAGCTGTTCTGTGTTGTGCACAGCCGCTTCTGTCTTACCCCAAAATGACGCTAAGAAGGGAAGACTTTAATAGCTCACTAGGAACTGTTCGGTAGTGATCTACTGTTGTTGAAACCCAGGGCCTTCCATTTGGGTATTTTTAGCAGCAACCTTCACCTTAAAGTTAATTCATCATAATTACTAGATTGTCAACCTCCTCCTGGCGCAACAGCATGAAAACTGGAGTGTGAAGCCATGGTGATGGGAAAAAAGGGGTCGTTTTGCTCATATTCAGCAAACAGAGAATTCAGAATAAAAGACCTTGGGATTAGGAAAAGTTCCAAGAAGTAACGGAGGCCTCGTGCCCATTGTGCTGTTTCAGTTGCTGCTCCTGTGTTGAGCACCTTCATGTCCACTAAAATCAGGACAGGAATAGCAGATGCCCTAGAAATGATCAATGAAACGCAATTTGGATCATAGTTGAGTCGCTGGAAGTGTTACTGGTTCTGAGCTGTGTTCCCTTACATGGCACTGGATGGTAGGGAAATGTATTTCTCCAAATGCCCTTTTGCACCACGGTTGCTTCAGGCGGCCTTCCACACACTTCTGGGCCTGTTTACTTAGAAGTCATTAAGTTCTAAGCAAGTTTCATGGGACCTCCCTGCAACTGACCCGAGTGCCACTGTGGTCTTATTAATTGAAAGACTTAGTACAGTAGCCCAAATGCAACAGCTTTTCTTTAGGCACAGAGAAAAGCAAACAGTTTCAAATGCCAAGGGTGTCACCAGGTAGAAAGACAAACACTCTGTAAGATGCCAGCGAGGGATTCTAAGGCTTCCCACCCTTTTCCCCTTTACATTTATTTTCCTGAATGACCCACCATCCTCCCCATCTCAGTGGGTGGGGCAACAGGCTTCTCCAAAAAGCGTATAATGGCTTGTAGTCTTTATGTGACAGAACAGCCAAACAGGCTGCGAGCTGCATTTGAAGCCGGGACAGGCTTTTAGTGCCAAAGAGTGTGTGAGATGCTCCCCGTGTGCAAAACTGAACTAGGCGAGTGGCGACTGCAGCATCCCCCAAGCTCCCACGTGTGCACAaaagcttaaaagaaaaaaagactcacCTTAAAAAGATGAAGTCAACGCGTGGCTCCAGCCCTTTCACTACCAGTGCTCCGGAAAATCTGGCTGGGCTCTGTCATTTGGCACTAGATTATTTACAACTTCTGGAGGTGAGTCCAAATGCCACAGGGAGGCTGAGGAAGGGTGGGAAGACTTAACTGGTTAACcacttgggtgaccttgggtcagtccccctctctcagcccaacccacctcacgggtgtggggaaaataggaggaagcagGAGTGTTAGGTATTTTGCCacctataaatatataaagggaGGGTAAGTAacaacaactttgcaaataaacttCCGTGGGGAAGAGGGAGTAACAGCAGATTCAGCTGCAATCGTAGCCTGCAATGCACCACCTTGCTAGTAAGGGTGGGTCCTTTCTTAGACAAAGCAAATGCTGCTCAGAAGAATTATGAAAACTTGTGGCAGGGAAAATGGGCAACAATCTACAGTATTGCAGGAGTGGCAATAGGCAGTCCCAATATGGAAATATGCTCTCGGATTCCCCACATCAGCCACCAGAACCAGAAGCCAGACTTGCCCTGGGCATCTAGAACGCCCAGCTGTAGAAGGAACCACCTACACAACAAGGACTAGAATGTCTCCATATGATAATGCCTTTTGAGTCGTTCCACCACTCAAAACGTTTAAGAGTCAGCTCAGGGTGGCCTTTGTTAAGGAGTTCACTGGGTGTCTCCCAGTTCTGTGGTTGTACATAAACTTTGCAGGCAAGATCTCTAAATGACTAACATGAGGGGAACAGTGTCCCTTAAAAGAACCAGTAGTTGAAAATTCCCCTAATAGTTGTGTTTTCTAAAAATGACAGTGAAATAGGAACTTCAGTCTGTGTGTTTTAAAACCAGGTTTTGTTGTTCTGGTTTCCACAAGTATTTTCTGAGTTTTGGGGAGCCAAAATCCATTGGGACAATCCAGTTAGTTTCTGAAGCTTTTCCAGTTTCCCATCTGTACGGATAATCTTCTGGAGGGCACATTTACAGCCTTGTCTTGCTGCAGATCATGTGGATCTGAAGAGATTTTCATCCAGGAAGCTGCAAAATCACCTTCTTAGCCTTTGGCCTGTTCCAATTTTTGTGAATGAATTGCTAAACCCTAATATGTAAACATTGTAATCCTCATATTGTACTTTGATAACCTGGAATGTTCAAAGCATACCTGCATTGCAGGAAAAGCCTGTTGAAAGCCAAACATCGACTCAGGGAAGGGTGCAACCCTAAAAGGAATCTTAAACTTTAAATTAAGAATtcagaaaaggagagagatgGAACTCTTAAACATTTTGGCAGTGTTTCAAACAGATATTTAGATAGCATTTTTATCCTGTTTGTCTTTCAAAAAGATTATGACCGCATTATGACCTCACATTCATCCTGGAAGGTGGAGCTGGCCCACAGCTGGCTAACAAACTCCATAACTGAAAAGGAAGTTGAAATGAAGAATCCACATAGTCCAAGGGCAGCTTTTTTGCTCTCCAAATATATTAGATTACCGTAGATCCTGATGTGTATATACCTACAAGGATCAAAATTGTGCAAagcatggtattccctgtgacattctatggaagcgaaagctggactttgaagaagcaagataagaggagtattgatgcttttgaactttggtgttggagaagactcctgaaaataccatggatagccaagaaaacaaacaaaaggaacattgaataaatcagtccagagttgtcactggaggcacaaatgaacaggctcaaattatcctactttggacacattatgtgaagacccagctctctggagaaggctctgatgctgggaaaggtagaaggaaggaggacaaccagtagcaagatggatggactcagttacagtggcaatgggggcaccattggaagagctgaaggaccagattagggacagatcatcctggagaaaatctatgtggttgctaagagttgacaacaacttgatgccaatcgatcaatcaatcaatcaatccaaatcAGTCAATCAAGATCCTCTCATTCCTAAGCAAGGGGTTGAGTAGGATGCCCTGCACTCTAACAAATGTATCATACCCTCTGAGAATGATTGATTAAAGTAGAGAATTCTTCCTCCTAATGGACTCCAGGGAACTTTTCTACACAGTGAAAACTGAAGATTTACAGCCAAGCCAAAGGCACAGAAGACTGTCCTCCTTTCAGACAGTAATTGGCTGTTTGTTTACCCAACAAAACCTGTGTGTTTATGGTACAGTGGGCGATCAAATTGGGATTCATGTGGCTGTTCTGACTCCAGGCACATCTGCTGTGGTTCTgaatgtgaa containing:
- the SENP8 gene encoding sentrin-specific protease 8, with the protein product MDPVVLSYVDSLLRQSDVSLLDPPCWLNDHIIGFAFEYFANDRFRDFSDQVCFVGPEVAQFIKCTTNQEELALFLEPLDLLHKKIVFLAINDNSNQAAGGTHWSLLVYFQDKNCFAHYDSHIRCNSMHAKQVAKHLQSFLGKRGKMAFVEETAPAQQNSYDCGMYVICTTEVVCQEFFQGQQEPVLQLLTPSYITGKRGEWKELISRLSKK